In Tenacibaculum pacificus, a single window of DNA contains:
- the fabV gene encoding enoyl-ACP reductase FabV, producing the protein MIIEPRTRGFICLTSHPTGCEQNVKDQIAYVQAKGKIEGAKKVLVIGASTGFGLASRISSAFGSDAATIGVFDKPATAGRPGSPGFYNTAAFEKEATKAGLYAKSINGDAFSNEIKEQVVNLIKEDLGQIDLVIYSLASPVRTHPVSGKRFKSALKPIGEVFTNKTVDFHTGNVSEISINPAEGEDVANTVTVMGGEDWKMWMDALQSENLLSEGATTVAYSYIGPEVTKPVYRNGTIGAAKDDLEATAFTISDDLKSIGGKAYVSVNKALVTQASSAIPVIPLYISLLYKIMKEKGIHEGCIEQIQRLYSQRLFGGDLDLDAKGRIRIDDWEMREDVQAEIAELWKNATTENLTEIGDLEGYSTEFFKLFGFKVDGVDYDADVNEIVNVPSIQ; encoded by the coding sequence ATGATAATAGAACCAAGAACTAGAGGGTTTATTTGTTTAACATCTCATCCAACGGGTTGTGAGCAAAATGTAAAAGATCAAATAGCATACGTACAAGCTAAAGGAAAAATTGAAGGAGCAAAAAAGGTATTAGTTATCGGAGCTTCAACAGGTTTTGGATTAGCATCAAGAATATCAAGCGCATTTGGTTCAGATGCTGCAACAATTGGTGTTTTTGATAAACCAGCTACTGCTGGTAGACCAGGATCTCCAGGTTTTTATAATACTGCTGCTTTTGAAAAAGAAGCAACAAAAGCAGGTTTATATGCAAAAAGTATCAATGGAGATGCTTTTTCAAACGAAATAAAAGAACAAGTTGTTAACTTAATCAAAGAAGATTTAGGTCAAATTGATTTAGTTATTTATAGTTTAGCATCACCAGTAAGAACGCATCCTGTATCAGGAAAACGTTTTAAATCGGCTTTAAAACCAATTGGAGAAGTTTTTACTAATAAAACAGTAGATTTTCATACAGGAAATGTATCTGAAATCTCTATAAATCCTGCCGAAGGCGAAGATGTTGCCAATACGGTAACCGTTATGGGTGGTGAAGATTGGAAAATGTGGATGGATGCTTTACAATCTGAAAACTTATTATCAGAAGGAGCTACTACAGTTGCATATTCTTATATTGGTCCTGAAGTAACAAAACCAGTATACAGAAACGGAACAATTGGAGCGGCTAAAGATGATTTAGAAGCAACAGCTTTTACTATTTCTGATGATTTAAAATCAATAGGAGGTAAGGCATATGTTTCAGTAAATAAAGCATTAGTAACACAGGCAAGTTCTGCTATTCCTGTAATTCCGTTATATATTTCATTATTATATAAAATAATGAAAGAAAAAGGAATTCATGAAGGGTGTATCGAGCAGATTCAACGTTTATATAGCCAACGTTTATTTGGTGGCGATTTAGATTTAGATGCTAAAGGAAGAATCAGAATTGACGATTGGGAAATGCGTGAAGATGTACAAGCTGAAATTGCTGAGTTATGGAAAAATGCAACGACTGAAAATTTAACTGAAATTGGTGATTTAGAAGGATACAGTACTGAATTCTTTAAATTATTTGGTTTTAAAGTTGATGGAGTTGATTATGATGCAGATGTTAACGAAATAGTTAACGTTCCAAGTATTCAGTAA
- a CDS encoding DUF4294 domain-containing protein: MKKIIYIYILLFTYISIGQIKDTLPNLNEEYFLLKNGDSLMITLNEVAVFPKHKFKDKLDINYYYWFRKKVFKAYPYAVLAASKIDSVALRLSKIKSKRKKRKYIKKTQKYLQEELTNPLKKLTRTEGRVLLKLIHRQSGKTAFNNIKELRSTWKAFWYNTTANAFKLSLKSEYQPEIKNEDFLIEDILQRAFIDDKLEYQVPKLKKPYKNIVSKGRGDINVEVYKELFVKIRKRRARKNK, translated from the coding sequence ATGAAAAAAATCATATACATATATATATTATTATTTACTTATATTTCTATAGGACAAATAAAAGATACACTTCCGAATTTGAATGAAGAGTATTTTTTATTAAAAAATGGAGATAGTTTAATGATTACTTTAAATGAAGTTGCAGTTTTTCCAAAACACAAATTTAAAGATAAGTTAGATATAAATTATTATTATTGGTTTCGTAAAAAAGTTTTTAAGGCATATCCGTATGCTGTTCTAGCAGCCAGCAAAATAGATAGTGTCGCTTTGCGTTTGTCTAAGATTAAATCAAAAAGAAAAAAAAGAAAGTATATAAAAAAAACTCAAAAATACCTGCAAGAAGAGTTAACAAATCCATTAAAAAAGTTAACAAGAACCGAAGGAAGGGTTTTGTTAAAATTAATTCATAGGCAATCAGGTAAAACAGCTTTTAATAATATAAAAGAATTACGAAGTACTTGGAAAGCTTTTTGGTACAATACAACAGCAAATGCTTTTAAGTTGTCATTAAAGAGTGAATATCAACCAGAAATAAAAAACGAAGATTTTTTAATAGAAGATATTTTACAACGTGCATTTATTGATGATAAATTAGAATATCAAGTTCCAAAACTAAAGAAACCGTATAAAAATATAGTTTCAAAAGGTAGGGGAGATATAAATGTAGAAGTTTACAAAGAACTATTTGTGAAAATACGAAAAAGACGTGCCAGAAAAAACAAATAA